A DNA window from Roseovarius sp. Pro17 contains the following coding sequences:
- a CDS encoding TetR/AcrR family transcriptional regulator, which translates to MVQKKPGRPRKFERDVALNGAVEVFWAKGFEGASLDDLTHAMGINRPSLYATFGDKQALFLSALEQYGKGVGTDPLRAFDAATSAKAAVQAFLETALRNNTRSGSAAKGCLFACCAATVAEANPEVQAFLKNGMLSAEKHLEDGLERFKKRGDLPPTYPADAKARLMMDMMQGQAFRARAGESREKLLADLPARLGEIVPVK; encoded by the coding sequence ATGGTACAAAAGAAGCCGGGAAGGCCACGAAAGTTCGAACGGGACGTAGCGCTGAACGGCGCAGTCGAGGTTTTCTGGGCGAAAGGATTTGAGGGCGCATCGCTTGACGATCTTACCCACGCGATGGGCATCAACCGACCAAGCCTTTATGCTACTTTTGGTGATAAGCAGGCGCTGTTTCTCTCCGCACTGGAACAGTATGGTAAAGGTGTTGGTACCGACCCATTGAGGGCTTTCGATGCAGCAACAAGCGCTAAAGCCGCTGTACAGGCGTTTCTGGAAACGGCTCTGAGGAACAATACGCGCTCGGGGTCGGCTGCCAAAGGCTGTCTTTTCGCCTGTTGCGCGGCCACTGTTGCCGAGGCGAATCCTGAGGTTCAGGCATTTCTCAAGAACGGAATGCTCTCCGCCGAAAAACACCTGGAAGACGGCTTGGAGCGTTTCAAGAAGCGCGGCGATCTTCCCCCTACCTACCCCGCCGACGCGAAAGCGCGGTTGATGATGGACATGATGCAGGGGCAGGCGTTCAGGGCACGCGCCGGAGAAAGTCGCGAGAAACTTCTGGCGGATTTGCCCGCGAGGCTCGGTGAAATCGTTCCAGTGAAGTAA
- a CDS encoding LysR substrate-binding domain-containing protein — protein sequence MRRGRLPLTALRAFEAAGRAESISLAAAELHVSQAAVSRQIKELEAQIGIMLFERIHRGVRLTPQGQHLLLALTQAFDGIADALGDISSPKLETILISSEPGFAACWLAPKLFAFQEIAPNVDVVLNAESQMVDFGNDGTTLAIRFARERSSWARVEVRKLCDTRLSAYLSPALAASIDISTPASLLALSRLHEDNRDDWCHWFAAAGVKVAQVERGTMFNDSAVMLQAALNGQGVVLLDDLFDKSVVETGDLVRPFDISIVGGSYWLASRSFDRLSENAKCCADWIMKTVAAETDLVVQGSN from the coding sequence ATGAGACGAGGACGCCTTCCGCTAACAGCATTGCGCGCATTCGAAGCTGCCGGAAGGGCGGAAAGCATCTCTTTGGCCGCAGCCGAGCTGCACGTCTCCCAAGCAGCCGTCAGCCGCCAGATCAAGGAGCTTGAAGCTCAAATAGGTATCATGTTGTTTGAGCGCATCCATCGCGGCGTGCGACTGACGCCGCAGGGTCAGCATCTTCTTCTGGCGCTGACACAGGCTTTCGACGGAATAGCCGATGCCCTCGGCGATATAAGCTCGCCAAAACTGGAAACGATCCTGATAAGCTCTGAGCCAGGCTTTGCTGCCTGTTGGCTAGCTCCAAAGCTCTTCGCCTTTCAGGAAATCGCGCCAAATGTTGATGTCGTCCTAAACGCAGAGTCACAAATGGTCGATTTTGGAAACGATGGCACAACGCTGGCGATCAGGTTCGCAAGAGAGCGCAGCAGTTGGGCCAGGGTCGAAGTGCGCAAGCTCTGTGATACCCGTCTTTCCGCATATCTTTCCCCAGCATTGGCAGCATCAATCGACATCAGCACACCCGCAAGTCTTTTGGCATTGTCGCGTCTTCACGAAGATAATCGCGATGATTGGTGCCATTGGTTTGCGGCAGCAGGCGTGAAGGTGGCGCAGGTTGAGCGTGGAACGATGTTCAATGACAGTGCGGTCATGCTGCAAGCCGCGCTAAACGGTCAGGGTGTTGTTCTTCTCGATGATCTTTTTGATAAAAGTGTCGTCGAGACTGGCGATCTTGTGCGGCCTTTCGACATATCTATCGTTGGTGGATCGTACTGGCTCGCGAGCCGCAGCTTTGATCGGCTGTCAGAGAACGCGAAATGCTGTGCCGATTGGATTATGAAAACTGTTGCGGCAGAAACCGACCTCGTTGTGCAAGGTTCAAACTGA
- a CDS encoding alpha/beta hydrolase has product MHILRRRDMSMWSLTETVKTSAGSAAAGSAGHGPDLVLAHGWPWSSFSWHRIIPALARRYRVHWFDMPGYGQSEKHADQRTSLDVQGEVFAEMLDHWSLSRPSVIAHDFGGATTLRAHLLHGCEFEKYVLMNVVAMRPWGSEFFEHVGRHVDAFAGLPPHIHKAVVEAYIQGALVNEIDPDDFAQLVAPWLSEEGRGSFYRQFAQADERYTEEIEPMFGDIRCPVKILWGEDDPWIPLERGKALHERIPHASFQALPGVGHMPQLEAVDRTLEVLAEFLGSDA; this is encoded by the coding sequence ATGCACATATTAAGGCGGCGTGATATGTCGATGTGGTCGCTGACTGAAACGGTTAAGACAAGCGCAGGATCGGCTGCCGCCGGTAGCGCGGGCCACGGACCAGACCTTGTTCTGGCACATGGCTGGCCGTGGTCATCCTTCTCATGGCATAGAATAATTCCCGCGCTCGCAAGACGATATCGCGTCCATTGGTTTGACATGCCCGGATACGGGCAATCAGAAAAACACGCGGATCAGCGCACCTCGCTCGATGTTCAGGGCGAAGTGTTCGCGGAAATGCTGGACCATTGGAGCCTGTCGCGTCCCTCTGTCATCGCGCATGATTTTGGTGGGGCGACGACCCTGCGCGCGCACCTTCTGCATGGCTGCGAATTCGAGAAATACGTTTTGATGAACGTCGTCGCGATGCGGCCTTGGGGGTCGGAGTTTTTTGAACATGTCGGGCGGCATGTTGATGCCTTTGCTGGGCTTCCCCCGCATATCCACAAGGCAGTGGTCGAGGCCTATATCCAAGGGGCGCTCGTCAATGAAATCGATCCGGATGATTTTGCCCAACTCGTCGCGCCTTGGCTGAGCGAAGAGGGGCGCGGAAGCTTTTACCGACAGTTCGCCCAGGCGGATGAACGTTATACGGAAGAGATCGAGCCAATGTTTGGGGACATCCGATGTCCCGTCAAAATTCTTTGGGGCGAAGATGATCCGTGGATTCCTCTTGAACGGGGGAAAGCCCTACATGAACGGATACCACACGCGTCGTTTCAGGCGCTTCCCGGCGTCGGCCACATGCCACAGCTTGAAGCGGTAGACCGGACCCTTGAGGTACTGGCTGAATTTTTAGGAAGTGATGCCTGA
- a CDS encoding cupin domain-containing protein — protein MTKAINLSNKLDTFDEHWSPRTVSEFNGHDIMVVKVHGELNWHIHDDSDDFFMVLKGELDVEMRDKTVTLGVGEVYVVPKGVEHRTVAKSETHLLLIEPTGTPNTGDVTTAAKRKLA, from the coding sequence ATGACAAAGGCGATCAATCTTTCCAACAAGCTCGACACCTTCGACGAACACTGGTCACCCCGCACGGTCTCGGAATTCAACGGGCATGACATTATGGTCGTGAAGGTCCACGGCGAACTGAACTGGCATATTCATGACGACAGCGATGATTTCTTCATGGTTCTGAAAGGCGAACTCGACGTCGAAATGCGTGACAAGACCGTCACCCTGGGGGTTGGCGAAGTCTATGTAGTGCCGAAGGGCGTTGAACATCGAACTGTCGCAAAATCCGAGACGCACCTTTTGTTAATAGAACCAACGGGAACGCCGAATACAGGGGATGTGACCACGGCTGCCAAGCGAAAGCTGGCATAG
- a CDS encoding GFA family protein produces MQKIKGSCLCGGVAFEVTNAFDKLFFCSCDQCRQITGSAFASNLFAAAESFVWLSGADDIVTYQVPGRDISKSFCRICGCGVPWPSSDGSKMVVPAGSLSREPDFAERVRIFVSEQPNWSTGIERVSAHDRFPA; encoded by the coding sequence ATGCAGAAAATCAAAGGTAGTTGCCTATGTGGCGGAGTTGCGTTCGAGGTGACAAACGCGTTCGATAAGCTGTTTTTCTGTAGCTGCGACCAATGCAGACAGATCACCGGGTCCGCGTTTGCATCAAACCTGTTCGCAGCGGCCGAGAGCTTCGTGTGGCTCAGCGGCGCTGACGACATTGTCACCTATCAGGTGCCGGGGCGCGATATCTCCAAATCATTTTGCCGGATCTGCGGCTGCGGCGTTCCCTGGCCCAGCAGTGATGGATCAAAGATGGTCGTTCCAGCAGGTTCGCTGAGCAGGGAACCGGACTTTGCCGAACGGGTCAGAATTTTCGTTTCTGAACAACCAAACTGGTCGACTGGCATTGAACGGGTCAGCGCACATGACAGGTTTCCGGCATAG
- a CDS encoding lytic murein transglycosylase: MRLIALSLFATLIAAPAASQCINSKGAFNQYKQSLTQTAASQGVAQRGLQALAQAGLSDITWRFESQPSSQTGTLQGDPAQFLAKRSGSSADNFIAQVRNRIARNPNTFSSIEQRFGVPASILATIWGLETSWGGYMGRTPIVSGAVTLSSYCRRYPRFVPHAIAALQLVDRGIINAGTQGGPSGELGHMQFLAGNWLQYGVDADGNGRADPYSAADALATAANMLRANGWRAGQPFGEGTGNFRALSAWNDSGNYQRAIAYSAERAGR; encoded by the coding sequence ATGCGCCTCATCGCACTCTCGCTATTCGCTACCCTCATCGCCGCACCTGCAGCGAGCCAATGTATCAATTCCAAGGGCGCATTTAATCAATACAAGCAATCGCTTACGCAGACCGCCGCCTCGCAAGGCGTGGCCCAACGGGGACTTCAGGCACTAGCGCAGGCAGGTCTGTCGGACATCACGTGGCGCTTCGAATCACAGCCCTCCAGCCAGACGGGCACGCTTCAGGGCGATCCGGCGCAGTTTCTGGCCAAGCGGTCCGGCTCATCTGCGGACAACTTCATTGCGCAGGTGCGCAACCGCATCGCGCGCAACCCGAATACTTTTTCGTCAATCGAGCAGCGGTTTGGCGTGCCCGCCAGCATTCTGGCCACGATCTGGGGCCTAGAGACAAGTTGGGGCGGTTATATGGGCCGCACGCCGATCGTTAGCGGCGCCGTGACGCTGTCGTCCTATTGCCGCCGCTATCCGCGCTTTGTGCCGCACGCGATCGCGGCGCTGCAACTGGTGGATCGCGGAATCATCAACGCGGGTACCCAAGGCGGGCCTTCGGGCGAGCTGGGTCATATGCAGTTCCTAGCGGGCAACTGGCTGCAATACGGAGTGGATGCCGATGGCAACGGCCGCGCCGATCCCTATAGCGCAGCCGATGCGCTGGCCACGGCCGCCAACATGCTGCGCGCGAATGGGTGGCGCGCAGGGCAGCCATTCGGCGAGGGCACCGGCAATTTCCGCGCTCTTTCGGCATGGAACGATTCCGGCAACTACCAACGCGCCATCGCCTATTCGGCTGAACGGGCAGGACGCTGA
- a CDS encoding putative quinol monooxygenase, producing the protein MSTTLFIFAEIKPKPEHFKEAQQAIIGILDQTRAESGCRSFNLFEAPDQDTLYLFEEWQDQDALDQHHAEPYTSAVFKAYEGWLAEPPRILPLHGLK; encoded by the coding sequence ATGTCAACCACGCTATTCATTTTTGCCGAAATCAAACCGAAGCCAGAACATTTCAAGGAGGCCCAGCAAGCCATCATCGGAATTCTGGACCAAACCCGCGCTGAAAGCGGCTGCCGTTCGTTCAATCTGTTCGAAGCACCTGATCAGGATACGTTGTATCTCTTCGAGGAATGGCAGGATCAGGACGCGCTCGATCAGCATCATGCCGAACCTTACACGTCCGCTGTTTTCAAAGCTTACGAAGGATGGTTGGCGGAACCGCCCCGTATCCTGCCGTTGCATGGTCTGAAGTAG
- a CDS encoding recombinase family protein — MLHPTPKFVAYERVSTARQGRSGLGLEAQRKAIDDFAASRGADVIGRFTEVESGGKDARPELAKALHLAKLTGATLVIAKLDRLSRNAVFLLTLRDSGARFLAVDMPEANDLTVGIMALVAQQEREAIARRTKEALAAAKARGVTLGNPNGAAALKRAGKGGEALRRTVSANADQFAHDLKAVVQDIRAQGHETLRAIAAELNRRSILTRRGGMWHVSSVRNLIRRIDCTGGAGS; from the coding sequence ATGCTCCACCCAACTCCGAAGTTCGTTGCCTATGAGCGGGTCTCGACCGCACGGCAGGGACGATCGGGTCTTGGTCTGGAGGCGCAACGCAAGGCAATCGATGATTTTGCGGCATCGCGCGGGGCGGACGTCATCGGCCGTTTTACCGAAGTTGAAAGCGGCGGCAAGGATGCCCGGCCCGAGCTCGCCAAAGCTCTGCATCTGGCAAAGCTCACCGGGGCGACGTTGGTCATTGCCAAGCTGGACCGGCTCAGCCGCAATGCGGTGTTCCTGCTGACCCTGCGTGACAGTGGCGCGCGCTTTCTGGCGGTGGACATGCCTGAAGCCAACGATCTGACGGTCGGCATCATGGCCCTCGTGGCCCAGCAGGAGCGCGAGGCGATCGCCCGGCGCACGAAGGAGGCGCTGGCGGCGGCGAAGGCGCGTGGTGTGACGCTCGGCAATCCCAACGGGGCAGCGGCGCTCAAACGGGCAGGGAAGGGGGGCGAGGCGCTCCGGCGAACGGTGAGTGCAAATGCCGACCAGTTCGCCCACGACCTCAAGGCGGTGGTGCAGGATATCCGTGCTCAGGGCCATGAGACGCTGCGCGCCATAGCCGCAGAACTGAACCGACGTAGTATCCTCACGAGGCGTGGAGGGATGTGGCATGTGTCCAGCGTCAGGAACCTGATCCGCAGGATTGATTGTACAGGTGGCGCCGGCAGTTAG
- a CDS encoding NAD(P)H-hydrate dehydratase, with protein MDRSARHITMGAARIQTLRKEGRAHKYNHGHALVLSGGPGATGAARLATRAALRIGAGLVTLGVPPAAQLEVAMHSTAVMLARIEDADALGAVLEDDRITALCLGPGMGVARAAGLIKAALTAPSRATVLDADALTALALDEALMGLLHDRCVLTPHAGEFARLFPDLAERLGQTPQSRQVRTTVVRAAAVRAGCTVLLKGADTLIAAPDGRCSISEASAGRAAPWLATAGAGDVLAGFVVGLMARGHPPMHAAETAVWLHVEAARRFGPGLIAEDLPEVLPQVFAGLGV; from the coding sequence ATGGACCGTTCCGCCCGCCATATCACGATGGGCGCCGCCCGCATTCAAACCCTGCGCAAAGAGGGCCGCGCGCATAAATATAACCACGGCCATGCGCTGGTGCTGTCGGGCGGGCCGGGCGCGACAGGCGCGGCGCGACTGGCGACGCGCGCGGCGCTCAGAATCGGAGCGGGGCTGGTCACGCTGGGCGTGCCGCCCGCCGCGCAGCTGGAGGTGGCGATGCACAGCACCGCTGTCATGCTGGCACGGATCGAGGATGCGGATGCGCTGGGTGCCGTGCTGGAGGATGATCGCATTACCGCACTCTGCCTCGGGCCTGGGATGGGCGTTGCGCGCGCTGCCGGGCTGATCAAGGCCGCTTTGACAGCGCCTTCGCGGGCGACGGTTTTGGACGCGGACGCGCTGACGGCGCTGGCGTTGGACGAGGCGTTGATGGGCCTGTTGCACGATCGCTGCGTGCTGACGCCGCATGCCGGCGAATTCGCGCGCCTGTTTCCTGACCTTGCCGAAAGACTTGGCCAAACGCCCCAAAGCAGGCAGGTCCGCACAACGGTCGTTCGCGCTGCGGCGGTACGGGCGGGCTGCACTGTGTTACTCAAAGGTGCCGATACGCTCATCGCTGCGCCGGATGGCCGGTGCAGCATTTCCGAGGCAAGTGCAGGTCGCGCCGCGCCTTGGCTCGCCACCGCAGGGGCGGGCGACGTGCTGGCAGGCTTCGTCGTCGGGCTGATGGCGCGCGGGCATCCACCGATGCATGCGGCGGAAACAGCCGTATGGCTACACGTCGAGGCCGCACGCCGCTTTGGTCCCGGCCTGATCGCCGAGGATCTGCCCGAGGTTTTGCCGCAGGTATTCGCGGGTTTGGGTGTGTGA
- a CDS encoding MarR family winged helix-turn-helix transcriptional regulator codes for MMIDGYVSATGAGDVDTVAQALSMMREASQLERLLDAYFGGHNLSQLKFHILIVIDREPDTDSLRQGEINQRLDISKPVLHRTVAALLKDKLLLRRDDPEDSRAHRLALTDEGKTVLAAILPGYFETISDFMGKQP; via the coding sequence ATGATGATCGACGGTTACGTGTCGGCAACTGGTGCGGGCGACGTGGATACCGTGGCGCAAGCACTCTCGATGATGCGCGAGGCAAGCCAGCTAGAGCGCTTGTTGGACGCCTACTTTGGTGGCCATAACCTGTCACAGTTGAAGTTCCATATCCTGATCGTGATAGACCGCGAGCCAGACACGGACAGTCTTCGTCAAGGCGAAATCAATCAACGGTTGGACATATCCAAGCCGGTCCTGCACCGGACAGTGGCTGCGCTGCTGAAAGACAAATTGCTCCTACGCCGTGACGATCCTGAGGATTCACGCGCCCATCGTCTGGCCCTGACGGACGAAGGCAAGACAGTGCTTGCAGCAATCCTGCCCGGCTATTTTGAAACCATTTCCGATTTTATGGGAAAGCAGCCATGA
- a CDS encoding tyrosine-type recombinase/integrase produces the protein MRKPDLPYLEFKSVKGRQYVYFRRGKTRFRLPDNPDSEEFSRQYWTMRSGRKTRTVKTTWNALIIELYKSPEFTTKAKGTRENYRRHCEAIREKNGDKDVQKFRRRDAIAVRDALVDTWSKANERLAVLSILCRKAVDLEWIERNPITDIPKLKGGEYQAWPDDKLDAFERHCEAQGLTMARTVYELCVGTGQRLGDCMKMTWDDFDGKYMAVCQEKTGVKIWVYCPTRLQTYLGALPRAGRNIIARNLTQPIGKRAAQKAVEDVRLALDLMHGANRLVPHGWRYTAARLLAEAGCSDSEIQAVTGHKTLTMVQKYRAQANQRSASKRAQQRRDR, from the coding sequence ATGAGAAAGCCCGACCTGCCCTACTTGGAGTTCAAGTCGGTTAAGGGCCGTCAATACGTTTATTTTCGCCGCGGCAAGACTCGCTTCCGCCTGCCGGACAACCCGGACAGCGAGGAGTTTTCCAGACAATACTGGACGATGCGCTCCGGTCGAAAGACCCGCACCGTGAAGACAACCTGGAACGCACTCATCATCGAACTCTACAAAAGCCCCGAGTTTACGACTAAAGCGAAGGGCACTCGAGAGAATTATCGCCGTCATTGCGAGGCAATCCGCGAGAAGAATGGCGACAAGGATGTTCAGAAATTCCGGCGCCGGGATGCTATCGCCGTGCGAGACGCGCTGGTCGATACTTGGTCGAAGGCAAATGAGAGGCTTGCGGTTCTATCGATCCTTTGTCGAAAGGCCGTAGATCTTGAATGGATCGAACGGAATCCAATCACCGACATCCCGAAATTGAAAGGCGGCGAGTACCAAGCTTGGCCGGATGATAAGCTCGATGCATTCGAGCGTCATTGCGAAGCGCAAGGACTCACGATGGCCAGAACGGTTTACGAGCTGTGCGTCGGGACCGGTCAGCGCTTGGGTGACTGCATGAAGATGACTTGGGACGATTTCGACGGCAAGTATATGGCTGTCTGTCAGGAAAAGACTGGCGTCAAGATTTGGGTCTACTGCCCGACGCGGCTTCAAACCTATCTCGGGGCGCTTCCCCGTGCCGGGCGTAACATCATCGCACGAAACCTGACACAGCCCATCGGCAAACGAGCGGCCCAGAAGGCCGTAGAGGACGTCAGACTAGCCTTGGACCTCATGCACGGCGCAAACCGGCTGGTCCCGCATGGGTGGCGCTACACCGCAGCGAGGCTCCTTGCTGAAGCCGGCTGCAGCGACTCCGAAATTCAGGCCGTAACCGGTCACAAGACGCTCACCATGGTTCAAAAATATCGCGCCCAAGCCAATCAAAGGTCGGCATCGAAGCGGGCACAGCAGCGCCGCGACCGGTGA
- a CDS encoding GbsR/MarR family transcriptional regulator, with protein sequence MTEITDTSGSAAKSQFILYWGDMGGQWGVNRSVAQIQALLFLSTTPLNAEQISEELGIARSNVSNSLKELVAWKLIRRVPVHGDRREHFEAEVDVWEIATRIAQGRKEREIDPAMRVIADCVAAAEAESGLNPIVLKRMKDMQDFLGTVDTWYGQMIAVPKAKLNLLMKMGSKVVSLLTITGKKSE encoded by the coding sequence ATGACAGAAATTACCGATACATCAGGCTCAGCCGCAAAATCTCAGTTCATCCTGTATTGGGGTGATATGGGCGGGCAATGGGGTGTGAACCGCTCAGTTGCACAAATTCAAGCGCTCCTGTTCCTCAGCACCACCCCGCTGAATGCCGAACAAATCTCAGAAGAGCTTGGCATCGCCCGCTCCAACGTTTCCAATTCATTGAAAGAACTGGTGGCTTGGAAGTTGATCCGCCGCGTTCCCGTGCATGGGGATCGCCGCGAGCATTTCGAGGCCGAGGTCGACGTTTGGGAAATCGCAACCCGCATCGCCCAAGGCCGCAAAGAGCGCGAGATTGATCCCGCCATGCGCGTGATTGCAGATTGCGTTGCCGCAGCCGAGGCTGAAAGTGGGTTGAATCCCATTGTCCTAAAACGCATGAAAGACATGCAGGACTTTTTGGGCACGGTTGATACTTGGTACGGTCAAATGATCGCCGTGCCGAAAGCGAAGTTGAACCTGTTGATGAAGATGGGGTCCAAGGTCGTATCATTGCTTACTATAACTGGCAAAAAATCAGAATAA
- the glnA gene encoding type I glutamate--ammonia ligase, with protein sequence MSASLLKTIKDEGVEYVDVRFTDPRGTLQHVTIVSDLVDEDFIEEGFMFDGSSIAGWKSIEASDMKLMLDESTAYIDPFYAEKTICVHCTVVEPDTGEPYDRDPRGTAEKAEAYLKSSGIGDTAYMGPEAEFFLFDDVRFSNTVNKVSYEVDAQDGSWNSDTQYEMGNMGHRPGLKGGYFPVNPTDDAHDIRSEMLSTMKRLGMKVDKHHHEVGSCQHELGLIFGTLTKQADEIQKYKYVIHNVAQAYGKSATFMPKPIYGDNGSGMHVNMSIWKDGKPLFAGDKYADLSQEALWFIGGILKHAKSLNAFTNPTTNSYKRLVPGFEAPVLRAYSARNRSGCVRIPWTESPKAKRVEARFPDPAANPYLCFAALLMAGLDGIKNKTDPGEAMDKNLYDLPAEELEGIPTVCGSLREAMQELQSDHDYLLAGDVFTKSQIDGYINLKMEEVMKYDQTPHPVEFGMYYSC encoded by the coding sequence ATGAGCGCATCCCTGCTCAAGACGATCAAGGACGAGGGCGTTGAGTATGTCGACGTCCGCTTTACCGATCCGCGCGGCACGCTTCAGCATGTGACCATAGTATCCGATCTGGTCGATGAGGATTTCATCGAGGAAGGGTTCATGTTCGACGGATCAAGCATCGCAGGCTGGAAATCCATCGAAGCCTCGGACATGAAGCTGATGCTGGACGAAAGCACCGCCTATATCGACCCGTTCTATGCCGAAAAGACGATCTGCGTGCATTGCACAGTCGTCGAGCCGGACACGGGCGAACCCTATGACCGCGACCCGCGCGGCACCGCCGAAAAGGCCGAGGCCTATCTGAAATCTTCGGGTATCGGCGATACCGCCTATATGGGACCGGAGGCCGAATTTTTCCTGTTCGACGACGTGCGCTTTTCCAATACTGTCAACAAGGTGTCTTACGAAGTCGACGCACAGGACGGTTCGTGGAACTCGGACACGCAGTACGAGATGGGCAACATGGGCCACCGGCCCGGCCTGAAGGGTGGCTATTTCCCGGTAAACCCGACCGATGACGCGCATGACATTCGCAGCGAAATGCTGTCGACGATGAAGCGTCTGGGCATGAAGGTCGACAAGCATCACCACGAGGTTGGCAGCTGCCAGCATGAGCTGGGCCTGATATTCGGCACGCTGACCAAGCAAGCCGATGAAATCCAGAAATACAAATACGTCATCCACAACGTCGCGCAGGCCTATGGCAAGTCGGCGACCTTCATGCCCAAGCCGATTTACGGCGACAACGGCAGCGGCATGCACGTCAATATGTCGATCTGGAAGGACGGCAAGCCGCTGTTTGCAGGCGATAAATACGCCGACCTCAGCCAGGAGGCGCTGTGGTTCATCGGCGGCATCCTGAAACATGCCAAGTCGCTGAACGCGTTCACCAACCCCACGACCAACAGCTACAAGCGGCTGGTTCCGGGCTTCGAGGCCCCCGTTCTGCGGGCCTATTCCGCGCGCAACCGGTCGGGCTGCGTCCGTATCCCGTGGACTGAATCGCCCAAGGCCAAGCGGGTCGAGGCGCGCTTTCCTGATCCGGCGGCGAACCCCTATCTGTGCTTTGCCGCACTGCTGATGGCGGGTCTGGACGGGATCAAGAACAAGACCGATCCCGGCGAGGCGATGGACAAGAACCTCTATGATCTGCCCGCCGAAGAGCTGGAGGGCATCCCCACCGTCTGCGGTTCGCTGCGCGAAGCGATGCAGGAATTGCAATCCGACCACGACTATCTGCTGGCTGGCGATGTGTTCACCAAAAGCCAGATCGACGGGTATATCAACCTCAAGATGGAAGAGGTCATGAAATACGATCAGACACCGCATCCGGTAGAGTTCGGAATGTACTACAGCTGCTGA
- a CDS encoding P-II family nitrogen regulator translates to MKKIEAIIKPFKLDEVKEALQDAGIQGLSVIEVKGFGRQKGHTELYRGAEYVVDFLPKVKIEVVLDDDQVDGAIEAIVEAAKTDKIGDGKIFVSSVEQAIRIRTGETGSDAL, encoded by the coding sequence ATGAAAAAGATCGAAGCGATCATCAAACCATTCAAACTGGACGAGGTCAAAGAGGCGCTGCAGGACGCCGGAATTCAGGGCCTCAGCGTGATTGAGGTCAAGGGATTTGGCCGCCAGAAGGGCCATACCGAGCTATATCGCGGCGCCGAATATGTCGTCGACTTCCTGCCCAAGGTGAAGATCGAAGTGGTGCTGGACGACGATCAGGTCGACGGCGCCATCGAGGCAATTGTCGAAGCCGCCAAAACCGACAAGATCGGCGACGGCAAGATCTTTGTCAGCTCCGTAGAACAGGCCATCCGCATCCGCACCGGCGAAACCGGCTCGGACGCGCTGTAA